One window of Lacerta agilis isolate rLacAgi1 chromosome 14, rLacAgi1.pri, whole genome shotgun sequence genomic DNA carries:
- the LOC117059276 gene encoding olfactory receptor 5F1-like codes for MERKNQTTLKEFIFLGLSDDPKLQSLLFALGLMIYVITLTGNLTIIILIQADQHLHTPMYFLLSNLSFTEICYITTTMPKMLWDLLSKDKTISFAGCVIQMYFFLTTAATEGALLSVMAYDRYAAICHPLRYTLLMSQPILKWLLAASWTVGNINAIVNTSFIFSLNFCGSNKIVHFFCDIPPVLHLSCSDTSLAELVTFIISGSIMITTVSLIVLSYILIVSAVLKIHSAQGRIKTFSTCASHLTVVSIFYSTAIFTYMSPSSSHSMEQERLISVLYTIITPFLNPLIYSFKNREMQLAFLNVLGKK; via the coding sequence atggaaaggaaaaaccAAACCACTCTGAAAGAATTCATCTTTTTGGGACTGTCAGATGACCCTAAACTCCAGAGCCTCCTCTTTGCTCTTGGACTGATGATCTATGTAATCACCTTAACAGGGAATCTAACCATCATTATCTTGATACAGGCTGACCAGCACCTCCACACTCCTATGTACTTTTTGCTGAGCAACCTGTCATTTACAGAGATCTgctacatcaccaccaccatgccAAAGATGTTGTGGGACCTTCTGTCCAAGGACAAGACCATCTCCTTTGCAGGCTGTGTGATCCAGATGTACTTTTTTCTAACCACAGCTGCCACGGAAGGTGCCCTCCTTTCTGTCATGGCATATGATCGCTATGCCGCCATCTGCCACCCACTGCGCTACACTTTGCTCATGAGCCAGCCAATCCTCAAGTGGCTTTTGGCTGCTTCATGGACCGTTGGAAATATCAATGCTATTGTCAACACATCTTTTATATTCTCCCTGAACTTCTGTGGCTCCAATAAGATTGTGCATTTCTTTTGTGACATCCCACCTGTCCTGCACCTCTCCTGCTCGGATACCTCCCTTGCTGAGTTGGTGACTTTCATAATCTCCGGCAGCATAATGATAACAACAGTTTCCTTGATTGTACTCTCCTACATCCTCATTGTCTCAGCTGTTCTCAAAATTCATTCAGCACAGGGTAGGATCAAGACATTCTCAACCTGTGCTTCCCATCTTACTGTTGTGAGCATCTTCTACAGCACAGCCATCTTCACCTACATGTCTCCTTCCTCCAGCCACTCCATGGAACAGGAGCGCTTGATCTCTGTGTTATACACTATCATCACTCCTTTTCTGAATCCCCTCATCTACAGCTTCAAAAACAGGGAAATGCAACTTGCATTTCTGAATGTTCTTGGAAAGAAATAA
- the LOC117057655 gene encoding olfactory receptor 1020-like, producing MSRMKVNHTIVTEFILLGLSSDPAQQKLLFSLVLLIYLLTLVGNLVIITLICVDRCLQTPMYFLLGNLSFIEICYTSSTVPKMLWNLMSGDRTISFTGCALQMYFFVTLGGTECVLLSAMAYDRYAAICHPLRYTVLMSQPTCKGLLTVSWTVGNFNSMINTALVFSLDFCNSNQIEHFFCDIPPLLHLSCSDTRLSKLVTFTVSGCGITMSFFLTLLSYIFIVFTVLKIRTSQGRIKAFSTCTSHLTVVSIFYGTIIFTYLTPSSSHSTEQEQLVSVLYAIITPLLNPLIYSFRNKDVQSALRRLFGTNT from the coding sequence ATGAGCAGAATGAAGGTGAACCACACAATTGTCACAGAGTTCATCCTCCTGGGCTTATCCAGTGATCCAGCCCAACAGAAACTTCTTTTTTCCTTAGTACTTTTAATCTATCTGCTAACTTTAGTAGGAAATCTAGTCATCATTACTTTAATTTGTGTGGATCGGTGCCTCCAGACACCAATGTACTTCCTCCTTGGCAACCTTTCATTTATTGAGATCTGCTACACCTCTTCCACTGTCCCAAAGATGCTCTGGAACCTCATGTCAGGAGACAGGACCATCTCCTTCACTGGCTGTGCTCTCCAGATGTATTTCTTTGTCACTTTAGGAGGCACAGAATGTGTACTCCTCTCAGCCATGGCGTATGACCGTTACGCAGCCATCTGCCACCCGTTGCGCTACACTGTGCTCATGAGCCAGCCAACCTGTAAAGGATTGCTAACAGTTTCATGGACTGTTGGCAACTTCAACTCTATGATCAACACAGCCTTGGTTTTCTCCCTTGACTTCTGTAATTCAAACCAAATAGAGCACTTTTTCTGTGACATTCCTCCCCTCTTGCACCTCTCCTGCTCTGATACAAGACTTAGCAAACTGGTGACCTTTACAGTCTCTGGATGTGGCATTACCATGTCCTTCTTCCTAACTCTACTCTCCTACATCTTCATTGTCTTCACTGTGCTCAAAATACGTACGTCTCAGGGTCGGATCAAAGCTTTCTCCACCTGTACATCCCACCTCACTGTGGTGAGCATCTTCTACGGAACCATCATCTTCACTTACCTGACTCCATCCTCCAGCCATTCCACTGAACAGGAGCAGCTGGTCTCTGTGCTTTATGCCATCATCACCCCTCTGCTGAACCCTCTAATCTACAGCTTCAGGAACAAGGATGTGCAAAGTGCTCTTCGTAGACTGTTTGGAACAAACACATAG
- the LOC117059116 gene encoding olfactory receptor 5F1-like → MGRQNTTSVTEFILMGFSIDAKNQMLLFALGLSVYLLTLSGNLAIIVLIRVDQSLHTPMYFLLGNLSFVEICYTSTTVPKMLWDLLLGDKKISFVGCALQMYFFVTLGGTECVLLSAMAYDRFAAICHPLRYTLLMSPPIRRGLLAVSWAVGNFNSMVNTAMVFSLNFCHSHEIDHFFCDIPPLLHISCSDTFVSQLITFTISGCVIIVPFCLTLLSYALIVSSVLKIRTAHGRIKAFSTCASHLTVVSIFFGTIIYTYIRPSSTHSMQQDRLVSVLYAIITPMLNPLIYSFRNKEVQGALQRARGKNR, encoded by the coding sequence ATGGGAAGACAGAATACAACAAGTGTCACAGAGTTTATCCTCATGGGATTTTCTATTGATGCAAAGAATCAGATGCTTCTCTTTGCCTTAGGACTATCGGTCTATCTATTGACTTTGTCAGGGAATCTGGCCATCATTGTATTAATTCGGGTGGACCAAAGCCTCCACACACCCATGTACTTCCTTTTGGGAAATCTCTCTTTTGTTGAGATCTGCTACACTTCCACCACAGTCCCCAAGATGCTGTGGGATCTCTTGTTGGGAGACAAGAAAATCTCCTTTGTAGGATGTGCACTGCAGATGTATTTCTTTGTCACGTTGGGGGGCACAGAGTGTGTGCTTCTCTCAGCCATGGCATATGACCGCTTTGCAGCTATCTGCCACCCATTGCGCTACACTCTGCTCATGAGCCCACCAATACGTAGGGGTCTGCTGGCAGTTTCATGGGCTGTTGGCAACTTCAATTCCATGGTCAACACAGCAATGGTCTTTTCCCTAAATTTCTGCCACTCCCATGAGATTGACCACTTCTTCTGTGACATACCTCCCCTTCTGCACATCTCTTGTTCTGACACATTTGTCAGCCAGCTCATAACCTTCACCATCTCTGGGTGTGTTATCATTGTGCCATTCTGCCTGACCCTTCTATCCTATGCCTTGATTGTCTCCTCGGTGCTCAAAATCCGCACAGCTCATGGTAGAATCAAGGCATTCTCCACCTGTGCTTCCCACCTCACTGTGGTGAGCATCTTCTTTGGTACTATCATTTACACCTACATACGGCCCTCCTCCACTCATTCCATGCAACAGGACCGCCTAGTTTCTGTGCTGTATGCCATCATCACTCCCATGCTCAACCCCCTGATCTATAGCTTCAGGAACAAGGAAGTGCAGGGAGCACTTCAGAGAGCACGTGGGAAGAACAGGTAA
- the LOC117057656 gene encoding olfactory receptor 5F1-like, with amino-acid sequence MTLPPQRILNETAITEFILLGLSNNPETQIILFGFFLVIYLVALIGNILIFLIISLDNRLHNPMYFFLANLSVVDIGYTTSTVPKMLMNYLSQVKSISLAGCFSQMYFFISFGGIECLLLGVMAYDRYAAICHPLHYSVLMSRKVCAWLAAAAWILGLSNSGVHSGLMSHLSFCRDNVIQHFFCDIPPLFQLSCSDTQVNQIATFVVGGGVIMGSFLVTLVSYVYIVLTILRIRTKEGRLKAFSTCASHLTVVNIYFGTIIFTYIRPNSTYSQEQDRALPVLYGILTPMLNPIIYSLRNKDVQGAFRKIMQRT; translated from the coding sequence ATGACACTGCCACCACAGAGGATCCTGAATGAAACAGCCATCACAGAATTTATCCTCCTAGGACTCTCTAACAACCCTGAGACCCAGATTATTCTCTTTggcttctttcttgtaatttatcTGGTGGCACTTATtggaaacattttaatttttctcaTAATCAGTTTGGACAACAGACTTCACAACCCCATGTATTTCTTTCTGGCCAATCTTTCTGTAGTGGACATTGGGTACACAACCTCCACAGTCcctaagatgctgatgaattaCTTATCTCAGGTCAAGAGTATTTCCCTAGCTGGCTGCTTCTCTCAGATGTACTTCTTCATCTCCTTTGGTGGCATCGAGTGCCTTCTGCTGGGTGTCATGGCATATGACCGCTACGCAGCCATTTGCCACCCACTGCACTATAGTGTCCTCATGAGCCGAAAAGTGTGTGCCTGGCTCGCAGCAGCTGCTTGGATCCTTGGCTTGTCTAACTCAGGTGTGCACTCAGGCCTGATGTCCCATTTGTCCTTCTGTCGGGACAATGTCATCCAGCACTTTTTCTGTGACATCCCACCCCTATTCCAGCTCTCCTGTTCTGACACTCAGGTCAATCAGATTGCTACTTTTGTGGTGGGTGGAGGTGTGATCATGGGTTCCTTCCTGGTTACTCTGGTGTCTTATGTCTACATAGTCTTGACCATCCTAAGGATCCGCACCAAAGAAGGGCGGCTCAAGGCATTTTCCACCTGTGCTTCACACCTGACTGTAGTCAATATTTATTTTGGTACCATCATCTTCACATACATCCGTCCCAACTCCACTTACTCCCAGGAGCAGGACCGGGCATTGCCTGTGCTCTATGGGATCCTCACACCAATGCTTAATCCAATCATCTACAGCTTGAGAAACAAGGATGTGCAAGGGGCTTTCCGAAAAATCATGCAAAGAACTTGA